The stretch of DNA aatatttcatCAAAACTCTTTGGCAtataattattcattttattatatcatttttaaaaagaaaattattacaaaaaagaaaagaaaaaaaggtctcttttttcattttcaaatGCAGTGAGTCtattatatacatttaaaaaaaaaaaaaaaaaaaaaaaacatgcaTTATGAATGTAATTATaccatttcttttttctttaaatatatttttttttatttaagataaaatgtaaaatatctaatatatttttcattgttttaataaaaaaatgaaaaaattgtaagtttattttatattgttattttgagaaatattaataatttaagattcttttattttctttttaataatagcttaaaaaaaataacaatttaattattataaaaacagtattactttattatattatttttttaaattattttatttctattaaaaaatatataatttttatgaaaaatatttttttaagaaaaatatccaaaaaagaagaaaaaataatattattataaaaagatcAAATCATTTTTGTAAAGAAAAAAggctttatattatttaaaaacaaaaaaaaaaaaattttttttttgtgaagtgtttttattaaagaaaaaaatattattgtatTTTTAGTAACAAAATGAATGATAATATTAGTAAAGTAAATAGTACAGTTGTTGAATTATTAGGTATGTCTGATTTGTTTAAACGAATGCAGAATGCTTGCTGGGGTAAGTGCATACCAGATGTAAAtgattcttttttatcaGTAGGTGAAACAAGTTGTGTTGATAGATGTGTTCATAAATATATGGAAATACATACATTAGTTGGAAAAAATTTACAAGAATCTCAAATTTCAAAATAGAATacgaacaaaaaaaaaaaaataaaaagaaaagaaataataatttttttattttagatacatataatattatatattatttgcttctattttttaattttataaataactttaaattctttctttactttttttttttatactgaaaaatatttataatattaatttttaaaatttatgataattattttctaacaaaattattatttatttttgttttctataattattttctttttcttttttttatatatataattaatataactCCTGTTTGTGTATACTaaagtaatattttattattttaataaattttatagaattttttaacttaaattttcttttttttcgtttcttttaaaaaagtaaaaatagaaaaaatctgttttttatttttattaataaaatttataatatctatattattataaaaaaaaatatgattttttatttttgaagtGTTAATGtgtatagaaataaaaaaaaaaaaattatatatcaaGTTGATAATAGTTGTATTTTTctttagtatttttttcatataaaataaaaatatatatataataaataattatatatttttctttcataaatattatttcttataatttaaatatagtaTGTTATATAAANNNNNNNNNNNNNNNNNNNNNNNNNNNNNNNNNNNNNNNNNNNNNNNNNNNNNNNNNNNNNNNNNNNNNNNNNNNNNNNNNNNNNNNNNNNNNNNNNNNNNNNNNNNNNNNNNNNNNNNNNNNNNNNNNNNNNNNNNNNNNNNNNNNNNNNNNNNNNNNNNNNNNNNNNNNNNNNNNNNNNNNNNNNNNNNNNNNNNNNNNNNNNNNNNNNNNNNNNNNNNNNNNNNNNNNNNNNNNNNNNNNNNNNNNNNNNNNNNNNNNNNNNNNNNNNNNNNNNNNNNNNNNNNNNNNNNNNNNNNNatattatttaaaaacaaaaaaaaaaaaattttttttttgtgaagtgtttttattaaagaaaaaaatattattgtatTTTTAGTAACAAAATGAATGATAATATTAGTAAAGTAAATAGTACAGTTGTTGAATTATTAGGTATGTCTGATTTGTTTAAACGAATGCAGAATGCTTGCTGGGGTAAGTGCATACCAGATGTAAAtgattcttttttatcaGTAGGTGAAACAAGTTGTGTTGATAGATGTGTTCATAAATATATGGAAATACATACATTAGTTGGAAAAAATTTACAAGAATCTCAAATTTCAAAATAGAATacgaacaaaaaaaaaaaaataaaaagaaaagaaataataatttttttattttagatacatataatattatatattatttgcttctattttttaattttataaataactttaaattctttctttactttttttttttatactgaaaaatatttataatattaatttttaaaatttatgataattattttctaacaaaattattatttatttttgttttctataattattttctttttcttttttttatatatataattaatataactCCTGTTTGTGTATACTaaagtaatattttattattttaataaattttat from Plasmodium relictum strain SGS1 genome assembly, chromosome: 11 encodes:
- the TIM10 gene encoding mitochondrial import inner membrane translocase subunit TIM10, putative: MNDNISKVNSTVVELLGMSDLFKRMQNACWGKCIPDVNDSFLSVGETSCVDRCVHKYMEIHTLVGKNLQESQISK